The Paenibacillus tianjinensis genome has a window encoding:
- a CDS encoding AbrB/MazE/SpoVT family DNA-binding domain-containing protein: MMKSTGIVRKVDELGRVVIPIELRRTLGIGEKDALEIYVDGERIMLKKYEPACIFCGNAENVTYFKGKIVCHECISAIPTPVTN; encoded by the coding sequence ATGATGAAATCAACTGGAATTGTAAGAAAAGTAGACGAGCTTGGACGGGTTGTTATTCCAATTGAATTGCGCCGTACGCTTGGCATTGGAGAAAAAGATGCGCTCGAAATTTACGTGGACGGTGAGCGGATCATGCTTAAGAAATACGAGCCTGCCTGCATCTTCTGCGGCAACGCCGAGAACGTAACCTATTTCAAAGGAAAAATTGTTTGTCATGAATGCATTTCTGCTATCCCTACCCCTGTGACAAATTAA
- a CDS encoding TatD family hydrolase, whose amino-acid sequence MQLFDTHTHLDAPQFDEDREQVIARALEAGVTKMINIGFNRETIPTTMKLAETYDYIYAAVGWHPVDAIDMKDGDLEWIASLCSHPKVVAIGEIGLDYYWDTSPKEVQQEVLRKQIGLARELGMPICIHNRDAHEDVVRILREEKANEVGGVMHSFSGSWETAKMCLDLGFHLSFGGPITFKNARVPKEVLEKTPLDRLLIETDSPYLTPHPFRGKRNESGYVRLVAEAAAEIKGIDLQELAEITYANALVRFGIV is encoded by the coding sequence ATGCAATTATTTGACACCCATACCCATTTGGATGCTCCGCAATTCGACGAGGACCGTGAACAGGTAATCGCGCGTGCGCTGGAAGCCGGAGTGACTAAAATGATCAATATCGGATTTAACCGGGAAACGATCCCGACGACCATGAAATTGGCGGAAACCTATGATTATATTTATGCAGCCGTCGGATGGCATCCTGTAGATGCCATTGACATGAAGGACGGGGATCTGGAATGGATCGCTTCGTTATGCAGCCATCCCAAAGTAGTCGCCATCGGCGAAATCGGACTGGACTATTACTGGGATACCTCCCCCAAAGAGGTACAGCAGGAAGTACTCCGCAAGCAAATCGGGCTAGCCCGGGAACTGGGAATGCCGATCTGTATTCATAACCGGGATGCCCATGAGGATGTGGTTCGGATTCTGCGCGAAGAGAAAGCAAACGAGGTCGGCGGAGTAATGCACTCTTTCTCCGGCAGCTGGGAAACCGCCAAAATGTGCCTGGATCTTGGCTTCCATTTGTCCTTCGGCGGACCCATTACTTTCAAGAATGCAAGGGTTCCCAAAGAGGTGCTTGAGAAGACTCCGCTGGACCGTCTGCTGATTGAAACGGACTCGCCTTATTTGACCCCGCACCCCTTCAGAGGGAAGCGAAATGAGAGCGGTTATGTCAGGCTGGTAGCAGAAGCAGCCGCGGAAATAAAAGGGATTGATTTACAGGAATTGGCGGAAATTACGTATGCGAACGCACTGGTACGATTTGGGATTGTCTGA
- a CDS encoding HD domain-containing protein has translation MKQLLSEEKVFKDPVHNYVHVQETIIWRLINTREFQRLRRIRQLGTSYLTFHGAEHSRFSHSLGVYEITRRIISQFERSGYKDWMPEESLLTLCAALLHDLGHGPFSHSIEEAFEMNHEDWTCRIILEDTEITAILKDVSENFPEKVASVISKTYEHEIVVNLVSGPLDADRMDYLLRDAYYTGVNYGTIDIDRILRMLRPYDGRVVVKESGMHAIEDYLMSRYQMYWQVYFHPVTRSSEIILRQILRRAKELFKNGYTFGFMIDPLSDLFRGEVTVEQYLLLDEAMIQTAFMQWTLEADELLSDLCSRFIHRKLYKYVEMENLDSETIDEIRRSFAGAGLNAEYDLEIDFPTDLPYDVFRPGDAFDSKQILLLDRHDKLREISEVSDIVRSISGIHRGRYHLYFPQDKLQKALSQLPSSVAGIFAK, from the coding sequence ATGAAGCAACTGCTATCAGAGGAGAAGGTTTTCAAAGATCCGGTTCACAATTATGTCCACGTGCAGGAAACCATTATTTGGCGGCTGATTAATACCAGGGAATTTCAGCGTTTACGGCGGATCCGCCAGCTTGGCACCTCTTATCTTACTTTTCATGGTGCGGAGCACAGCCGGTTCTCACATTCGCTTGGAGTCTATGAAATTACACGGCGGATTATTTCCCAGTTTGAACGGAGCGGGTATAAGGATTGGATGCCGGAGGAAAGCCTGCTCACCCTGTGTGCCGCGTTGCTGCATGATTTGGGGCATGGACCGTTCTCCCATTCTATAGAAGAAGCCTTCGAGATGAATCATGAGGACTGGACCTGCCGGATCATTCTGGAGGATACAGAAATTACAGCGATACTGAAGGATGTATCAGAGAATTTTCCGGAAAAAGTGGCCTCGGTAATCTCCAAAACCTACGAGCATGAGATTGTTGTCAATCTGGTGTCAGGACCGCTTGATGCGGACCGGATGGATTACCTGCTGCGTGATGCATACTACACCGGTGTCAACTACGGCACAATCGATATTGACCGGATTCTTAGAATGCTGCGGCCTTATGACGGCAGGGTGGTAGTTAAAGAGTCGGGCATGCATGCGATTGAGGATTATTTGATGTCCCGTTACCAAATGTACTGGCAGGTGTATTTTCACCCGGTGACCCGCAGCTCGGAGATTATTTTGCGGCAGATTTTACGCAGGGCGAAGGAGCTGTTTAAGAACGGCTATACTTTTGGATTCATGATTGATCCATTAAGTGATTTATTCAGGGGTGAAGTGACTGTAGAGCAATATCTGCTGCTGGATGAAGCAATGATTCAAACGGCCTTTATGCAGTGGACATTGGAAGCGGATGAACTGCTGAGCGACTTGTGCAGCCGTTTTATTCATCGTAAACTGTATAAATATGTAGAGATGGAGAATCTTGATTCTGAGACAATTGACGAAATCCGCCGCAGTTTTGCCGGAGCTGGACTGAATGCCGAGTATGACCTGGAAATCGATTTTCCAACGGATCTTCCCTATGATGTATTCCGTCCCGGGGACGCTTTTGACAGCAAGCAGATCCTGCTGCTCGACCGTCACGACAAGCTAAGGGAAATCTCGGAGGTATCGGATATTGTACGCTCCATCAGCGGGATTCACCGCGGCAGATATCATCTGTATTTCCCGCAGGATAAGCTGCAGAAAGCACTTTCACAGCTACCGTCCTCCGTAGCAGGGATTTTTGCAAAATAA